A region from the Lolium perenne isolate Kyuss_39 chromosome 4, Kyuss_2.0, whole genome shotgun sequence genome encodes:
- the LOC127292257 gene encoding putative F-box protein At3g10240 has protein sequence MSLTDDLVVEILSRLPLKSFCRFKCVCKSWLTLSSDPHHRQKFPRSPVGILYQIPEDGTGIHLAELPSSDKEIDTTLSFVPCYEYLELMSCSNGLLLCYHGGITTYLADISHVIVCNPATEEWMSLPNTQPGPADSEYDLMLCFDPSWSQHFIVFTFQSVSSLYGEYSTEVKIFFSKDSTWHGCHWERDSGFYSTERFLNGVLYVSHVCEHILLAIDAPDTGTHWLNQRIIHLPGFPNGPDMFDCCDGCLCVSSGVLCYAQQELHGCKMRIWSLEGPDRWVVKHRLSMNGVFGRDLSLCSNREGFLCFDFDIQAFDLERDLVILVDKVTDKIISFSISTGKASEMMKIPRFGELYRRIFYVPYYCKFPALIRG, from the coding sequence ATGTCGTTAACTGATGATCTGGTGGTGGAGATTTTGTCTCGGCTGCCACTGAAGTCCTTTTGCCGCTTCAAATGTGTCTGCAAGTCTTGGCTTACGTTATCATCTGATCCACACCACCGCCAGAAGTTTCCAAGAAGTCCTGTTGGTATACTCTACCAAATACCTGAGGATGGCACTGGCATCCATCTCGCTGAACTTCCCTCAAGTGACAAAGAAATTGACACGACACTCAGCTTTGTGCCATGTTATGAGTACCTAGAACTtatgagttgcagcaatggcctaCTTCTTTGTTATCATGGTGGTATTACAACATATCTTGCCGACATATCCCACGTTATTGTGTGCAATCCAGCAACTGAAGAGTGGATGTCACTTCCAAATACTCAACCTGGACCGGCAGACTCTGAGTATGACCTCATGTTATGCTTTGATCCATCATGGTCCCAACACTTCATTGTCTTCACCTTTCAGTCAGTTTCTTCCCTATATGGTGAATACTCCACTGAAGTTAAGATATTTTTCTCGAAGGATTCCACATGGCATGGTTGTCACTGGGAAAGGGACTCTGGATTTTATAGTACCGAGCGCTTCCTAAACGGAGTGTTGTATGTGAGCCATGTATGTGAGCATATCCTGCTGGCAATCGATGCACCTGACACAGGTACACATTGGCTCAATCAGAGGATCATTCACCTGCCAGGATTTCCAAATGGGCCAGACATGTTTGATTGTTGTGATGGGTGTTTGTGCGTGTCATCGGGGGTCTTATGCTACGCACAACAGGAACTGCACGGCTGTAAGATGCGGATTTGGAGTTTGGAAGGCCCTGACAGGTGGGTGGTGAAGCATCGCCTAAGCATGAACGGCGTATTCGGGAGGGACTTGTCGCTCTGCAGTAACCGTGAAGGATTTTTGTGCTTTGATTTTGACATCCAGGCTTTTGACTTGGAGAGGGATCTGGTTATCCTTGTTGACAAAGTTACTGACAAGATAATCTCATTCAGCATCAGTACCGGAAAAGCCtcagagatgatgaagattcCAAGGTTCGGTGAGCTGTATCGACGTATATTCTATGTGCCGTACTACTGCAAGTTTCCAGCTTTAATTAGGGGTTGA
- the LOC127292258 gene encoding cycloartenol-C-24-methyltransferase 1-like isoform X1, with protein MSKTGALHLASGLGGKISKEEVKSAVEQYEKYHDLHGGEAKSRASNYADVANKYYDLVTSFYEYGWGESFHFANSCIFTQSCFPCYVFRWEGETLRESIKRYEHFLALQLGLTEGMKVLDVGCGIGGPLREIAKFSSALVTGLNNNEYQITRGQELIGSAGLRERCNFVKGDFMDMPFPDDTFDAAYAIEATCHAPDAVGCYREIHRVLRPGQRLAFYEWCMTDRFDPGNPRHADAKAEIELGNGLTDIRTTAQCVQAVKDACFEVICAKDVAEDSPVPWYQPLDPDAAGSWSSMTSTAGFRLSRVGRLLTRTMVKAMERLGVAPEGSVRVSGLMETAGEGLVKGGRTGIFTPMFFVLARKKPVAN; from the exons ATGTCGAAGACGGGGGCTCTGCATCTAGCTTCGGGCCTGGGAGGGAAGATCAGCAAGGAGGAAGTCAAATCAGCCGTCGAACA GTACGAGAAATACCACGACCTTCACGGAGGCGAAGCCAAATCGAGGGCATCCAACTATGCTGATGTG GCCAATAAGTATTACGATCTTGTCACCTCCTTCTACGAGTACGGATGGGGCGAATCGTTCCATTTTGCTAACAG TTGTATTTTCACCCAATCTTGTTTTCCGTGTTATGTTTTCAGATGGGAAGGAGAAACTCTACGTGAGAGCATCAAGCGGTACGAGCATTTCCTAGCTTTGCAACTAGGCCTCACGGAAGGCATGAAA GTGTTGGACGTGGGATGTGGCATCGGGGGGCCTCTCAGAGAGATCGCAAAATTCAG CTCTGCGCTGGTGACAGGGTTGAACAACAACGAGTACCAGATCACGAGGGGCCAG GAGCTCATCGGTTCAGCTGGCCTGCGTGAACGATGCAACTTTGTCAAG GGGGATTTCATGGACATGCCATTCCCTGACGACACCTTCGACGCGGCCTACGCGATCGAGGCGACGTGCCATGCCCCTGACGCC GTTGGTTGCTACAGGGAGATCCACCGTGTGCTGCGACCAGGGCAGCGGCTGGCGTTCTACGAGTGGTGCATGACAGACCGCTTCGACCCGGGCAACCCCCGGCACGCGGACGCCAAGGCAGAGATCGAGCTCGGCAACGGCCTCACAGACATCCGCACCACCGCGCAGTGCGTCCAGGCAGTCAAAGACGCCTGCTTCGAG GTGATCTGCGCCAAGGACGTCGCGGAGGACTCCCCGGTGCCGTGGTACCAGCCTCTGGACCCCGACGCCGCCGGCAGCTGGTCCTCGATGACGAGCACCGCGGGGTTCCGGCTCAGCCGCGTCGGCCGCCTGCTCACCCGCACCATGGTGAAGGCGATGGAGCGGCTCGGCGTCGCGCCCGAGGGGAGCGTGAGGGTGTCCGGCTTGATGGAGACCGCCGGCGAGGGCCTTGTCAAGGGTGGCAGGACAGGGATCTTCACGCCCATGTTCTTCGTCTTGGCTCGGAAGAAGCCTGTCGCCAACTGA
- the LOC127292258 gene encoding cycloartenol-C-24-methyltransferase 1-like isoform X2 — MSKTGALHLASGLGGKISKEEVKSAVEQYEKYHDLHGGEAKSRASNYADVANKYYDLVTSFYEYGWGESFHFANRWEGETLRESIKRYEHFLALQLGLTEGMKVLDVGCGIGGPLREIAKFSSALVTGLNNNEYQITRGQELIGSAGLRERCNFVKGDFMDMPFPDDTFDAAYAIEATCHAPDAVGCYREIHRVLRPGQRLAFYEWCMTDRFDPGNPRHADAKAEIELGNGLTDIRTTAQCVQAVKDACFEVICAKDVAEDSPVPWYQPLDPDAAGSWSSMTSTAGFRLSRVGRLLTRTMVKAMERLGVAPEGSVRVSGLMETAGEGLVKGGRTGIFTPMFFVLARKKPVAN; from the exons ATGTCGAAGACGGGGGCTCTGCATCTAGCTTCGGGCCTGGGAGGGAAGATCAGCAAGGAGGAAGTCAAATCAGCCGTCGAACA GTACGAGAAATACCACGACCTTCACGGAGGCGAAGCCAAATCGAGGGCATCCAACTATGCTGATGTG GCCAATAAGTATTACGATCTTGTCACCTCCTTCTACGAGTACGGATGGGGCGAATCGTTCCATTTTGCTAACAG ATGGGAAGGAGAAACTCTACGTGAGAGCATCAAGCGGTACGAGCATTTCCTAGCTTTGCAACTAGGCCTCACGGAAGGCATGAAA GTGTTGGACGTGGGATGTGGCATCGGGGGGCCTCTCAGAGAGATCGCAAAATTCAG CTCTGCGCTGGTGACAGGGTTGAACAACAACGAGTACCAGATCACGAGGGGCCAG GAGCTCATCGGTTCAGCTGGCCTGCGTGAACGATGCAACTTTGTCAAG GGGGATTTCATGGACATGCCATTCCCTGACGACACCTTCGACGCGGCCTACGCGATCGAGGCGACGTGCCATGCCCCTGACGCC GTTGGTTGCTACAGGGAGATCCACCGTGTGCTGCGACCAGGGCAGCGGCTGGCGTTCTACGAGTGGTGCATGACAGACCGCTTCGACCCGGGCAACCCCCGGCACGCGGACGCCAAGGCAGAGATCGAGCTCGGCAACGGCCTCACAGACATCCGCACCACCGCGCAGTGCGTCCAGGCAGTCAAAGACGCCTGCTTCGAG GTGATCTGCGCCAAGGACGTCGCGGAGGACTCCCCGGTGCCGTGGTACCAGCCTCTGGACCCCGACGCCGCCGGCAGCTGGTCCTCGATGACGAGCACCGCGGGGTTCCGGCTCAGCCGCGTCGGCCGCCTGCTCACCCGCACCATGGTGAAGGCGATGGAGCGGCTCGGCGTCGCGCCCGAGGGGAGCGTGAGGGTGTCCGGCTTGATGGAGACCGCCGGCGAGGGCCTTGTCAAGGGTGGCAGGACAGGGATCTTCACGCCCATGTTCTTCGTCTTGGCTCGGAAGAAGCCTGTCGCCAACTGA